In a genomic window of Gossypium arboreum isolate Shixiya-1 chromosome 9, ASM2569848v2, whole genome shotgun sequence:
- the LOC108454492 gene encoding pyruvate kinase 1, cytosolic isoform X2: MQSSHLLLEEPIRMASILEPSKASFFPAMTKIVGTLGPRSRSVEVLSGCLKAGMSVARFDFSWHDPEYHQETLENLKAAVKLTKKLCAVMLDTVGPELQVVNKSEKAISLEADATVILTPDEGQEASSNLLPINFDGLSKAVKKGDTIFIGQYLFTGSETTSVWLEVSEVQGNDVVCVIKNTATLTGALFTLHASQIRIELPTLSDKDKEVMSSWGVKNKIDFLSLSYTRHAEDVRHAREFLSKQGDLYQTQVFAKIENIEGLNHFDEILQEADGIILSRGNLGIDLPPEKVFLFQKAALYKCNVAGKPAVVTRVVDSMTDNLRPTRAEATDVANAVLDGSDAILLGAETLRGLYPVETISTVGKICAEAEKVFNQDLYFKKTVKYVGEPMTHLESIASSAVRAAIKVKASVIICFTSSGRAARLIAKYRPTMPVLSVVIPRLKTNQLKWSFSGAFEARQSLIVRGLFPMLADPRHPAESTSATNESVLKVALDHGKASGVVKPHDRVVVCQKVGDASVVKIIELED; the protein is encoded by the exons ATGCAGTCGAGTCATCTGCTTCTGGAAGAGCCAATCAGGATGGCTTCAATCCTGGAGCCATCAAAGGCT AGTTTTTTCCCGGCAATGACGAAGATAGTGGGAACTTTAGGTCCAAGGTCTCGATCCGTTGAGGTTCTTTCTGGTTGCCTTAAGGCTGGAATGTCTG tggCTAGGTTCGATTTCTCGTGGCATGACCCGGAGTATCATCAGGAAACATTAGAGAATTTAAAGGCAGCCGTTAAACTCACTAAAAAGCTTTGTGCG GTTATGTTGGATACTGTGGGCCCTGAGTTGCAGGTTGTTAATAAAAGTGAGAAAGCGATTTCACTTGAGGCAGATGCTACCGTTATTTTGACACCAGATGAAGGACAGGAGGCATCTTCCAACTTATTGCCTATCAATTTTGATGGCTTGTCAAAG GCAGTGAAGAAGGGAGACACTATTTTTATTGGTCAGTACCTATTTACTGGGAGTGAAACCACATCTGTATGGCTGGAG GTTAGTGAGGTACAAGGAAATGATGTGGTTTGTGTGATAAAGAACACTGCAACATTAACTGGTGCATTGTTCACTTTGCATGCTTCTCAAATTCGTATTGAGTTGCCTACCCTCTCTGATAAAGACAAGGAG GTTATGAGCTCTTGGGGAGTTAAAAACAAAATCGACTTCCTCTCTCTATCATACACGCGACATGCAGAAGATGTTCGTCAT GCTCGTGAGTTCCTTTCGAAGCAGGGTGACCTCTACCAGACACAAGTTTTTGCCAAGATTGAGAACATAGAG GGTTTAAACCATTTTGATGAGATCCTACAAGAAGCAGATGGTATCATCCTTTCTCGTGGAAATTTGGGCATTGATCTCCCACCTGAGAAG GTGTTCTTGTTTCAAAAGGCTGCCCTCTACAAGTGTAACGTGGCTGGAAAGCCTGCAGTGGTCACTCGTGTTGTGGACAGTATGACTGACAACTTGAGGCCAACTCGTGCTGAGGCAACTGATGTTGCCAATGCTGTTCTTGATG GAAGTGATGCTATTCTTCTTGGTGCGGAGACCCTGCGTGGATTGTACCCTGTTGAAACCATTTCTACTGTTGGCAAAATTTGTGCAGAG GCAGAGAAGGTTTTCAACCAAGACCTATATTTCAAGAAAACAGTAAAATATGTTGGAGAACCAATGACCCATTTGGAATCCATTGCTTCCTCTGCG GTAAGAGCAGCAATTAAGGTAAAGGCATCGGTTATTATATGCTTCACATCATCAGGGAGAGCTGCAAG ATTGATTGCAAAGTACAGGCCAACCATGCCAGTTCTCTCAGTTGTTATCCCTCGGCTTAAGACAAATCAATTGAAGTGGAGCTTCAGTGGGGCCTTTGAG GCAAGGCAATCCCTGATTGTGAGAGGTCTTTTCCCTATGCTTGCTGATCCTCGACATCCT GCGGAGTCAACAAGTGCAACAAATGAGTCAGTGTTGAAGGTAGCTCTTGACCATGGGAAGGCTTCAGGAGTTGTAAAGCCACATGATCGAGTTGTGGTATGCCAAAAGGTCGGAGATGCATCTGTGGTGAAGATTATCGAGCTTGAAGATTAA
- the LOC108457420 gene encoding uncharacterized protein LOC108457420 isoform X1, whose product MDTSGVSGGVFSGIGSGMLGLEMPLHPQHHQHQQPARNPQAAPNLHHLQQNPQMVGFPHQETDHSLHQQSVKQGGYPFGSKAKQTSPLSDEDEHGFNPDDASADAKRKGSPWQRMKWTDSMVKLLIMAVYYIGDEGGSEGNGSDPTAKKKAGGLLQKKGKWKSVSRAMMEKGFYVSPQQCEDKFNDLNKRYKRVNDILGRGTACKVVENQSLLDSMDLSPKMKEEVKKLLNSKHLFFREMCAYHNSCGHVATAGAHQSPVVATEISQTQHQQAQCLHSSENAQIAGRIETEASKLSKVGSEEEDDDEDEDDEDEDDDDDDDDEAVDGHSRGQNGHGKEDDEDNNEKPSHKRPRKGAFSMSPSPLMQQLSCEVVNVIQDGSKSAWEKKHWMKMRLVQLEEQQVSYQYQAFQLEKQRLKWVKFSGKKEREMERAKLENERRRLENERMVLLVKQKELELVDVQQQHLSQQHSCSKRRDPSNISG is encoded by the coding sequence ATGGATACTAGTGGTGTGAGTGGTGGGGTGTTTTCTGGGATTGGTTCAGGTATGCTAGGTCTTGAAATGCCATTACACCCCCAACATCATCAACACCAACAACCCGCTAGAAACCCCCAAGCTGCCCCAAACTTGCATCATTTGCAACAAAACCCACAAATGGTTGGCTTCCCGCATCAAGAAACTGACCACTCACTGCACCAGCAATCTGTCAAACAAGGCGGCTACCCTTTTGGTTCCAAAGCCAAACAAACCTCCCCTCTTAGTGATGAAGATGAACATGGTTTCAATCCTGATGATGCCTCTGCTGATGCTAAGAGAAAGGGTTCTCCATGGCAAAGGATGAAATGGACGGATAGCATGGTTAAGTTGCTTATAATGGCGGTTTATTATATTGGTGATGAAGGTGGATCAGAAGGGAATGGATCAGACCCTACTGCCAAGAAAAAGGCTGGTGGGTTGTTGCAAAAGAAAGGGAAGTGGAAGTCGGTTTCGAGGGCTATGATGGAGAAAGGGTTTTATGTTTCACCCCAGCAATGTGAAGATAAGTTCAATGATTTGAATAAGAGGTATAAGAGGGTTAATGATATACTGGGTAGAGGGACAGCTTGTAAAGTGGTGGAGAATCAAAGCTTGCTTGATTCCATGGATTTGTCTCCCAAAATGAAGGAAGAAGTTAAGAAATTGTTGAATTCTAAGCACCTGTTTTTCAGGGAGATGTGTGCTTATCATAATAGTTGCGGCCATGTTGCAACTGCTGGGGCTCATCAATCACCAGTAGTGGCTACGGAGATATCCCAGACTCAGCACCAGCAAGCTCAATGCCTCCATTCCTCGGAAAATGCTCAAATTGCCGGTAGAATTGAGACAGAGGCATCGAAACTGTCTAAAGTGGGGAGTGAAGAAGAGGATGACGATGAAGATGAGGACGATGAGGACGAGGATGATGATGACGACGATGATGATGAGGCAGTGGATGGTCACTCAAGGGGCCAAAATGGACATGGGAAGGAAGATGATGAAGATAACAATGAAAAGCCATCACATAAGAGGCCCAGGAAGGGAGCATTTTCAATGTCACCGTCGCCCTTGATGCAACAATTGAGCTGTGAAGTGGTGAACGTGATACAAGATGGGTCAAAGAGTGCTTGGGAGAAGAAGCATTGGATGAAGATGAGGCTAGTGCAATTGGAAGAGCAGCAAGTGAGCTACCAATACCAAGCATTCCAGCTGGAGAAGCAAAGGCTCAAGTGGGTTAAATTCAGCGGCAAGAAAGAAAGGGAGATGGAGAGAGCAAAGCTGGAGAACGAACGAAGACGGCTCGAAAATGAGAGAATGGTGCTGCTTGTTAAGCAAAAGGAATTGGAATTGGTTGATGTTCAGCAGCAACATCTGTCTCAGCAGCATTCTTGTAGCAAGAGGAGAGATCCGTCTAACATAAGTGGATGA
- the LOC108454492 gene encoding pyruvate kinase 1, cytosolic isoform X1 — translation MQSSHLLLEEPIRMASILEPSKASFFPAMTKIVGTLGPRSRSVEVLSGCLKAGMSVARFDFSWHDPEYHQETLENLKAAVKLTKKLCAVMLDTVGPELQVVNKSEKAISLEADATVILTPDEGQEASSNLLPINFDGLSKAVKKGDTIFIGQYLFTGSETTSVWLEVSEVQGNDVVCVIKNTATLTGALFTLHASQIRIELPTLSDKDKEVMSSWGVKNKIDFLSLSYTRHAEDVRHAREFLSKQGDLYQTQVFAKIENIEGLNHFDEILQEADGIILSRGNLGIDLPPEKVFLFQKAALYKCNVAGKPAVVTRVVDSMTDNLRPTRAEATDVANAVLDGSDAILLGAETLRGLYPVETISTVGKICAEAEKVFNQDLYFKKTVKYVGEPMTHLESIASSAVRAAIKVKASVIICFTSSGRAARLIAKYRPTMPVLSVVIPRLKTNQLKWSFSGAFEMQLIMPCSSHLKEEFVARQSLIVRGLFPMLADPRHPAESTSATNESVLKVALDHGKASGVVKPHDRVVVCQKVGDASVVKIIELED, via the exons ATGCAGTCGAGTCATCTGCTTCTGGAAGAGCCAATCAGGATGGCTTCAATCCTGGAGCCATCAAAGGCT AGTTTTTTCCCGGCAATGACGAAGATAGTGGGAACTTTAGGTCCAAGGTCTCGATCCGTTGAGGTTCTTTCTGGTTGCCTTAAGGCTGGAATGTCTG tggCTAGGTTCGATTTCTCGTGGCATGACCCGGAGTATCATCAGGAAACATTAGAGAATTTAAAGGCAGCCGTTAAACTCACTAAAAAGCTTTGTGCG GTTATGTTGGATACTGTGGGCCCTGAGTTGCAGGTTGTTAATAAAAGTGAGAAAGCGATTTCACTTGAGGCAGATGCTACCGTTATTTTGACACCAGATGAAGGACAGGAGGCATCTTCCAACTTATTGCCTATCAATTTTGATGGCTTGTCAAAG GCAGTGAAGAAGGGAGACACTATTTTTATTGGTCAGTACCTATTTACTGGGAGTGAAACCACATCTGTATGGCTGGAG GTTAGTGAGGTACAAGGAAATGATGTGGTTTGTGTGATAAAGAACACTGCAACATTAACTGGTGCATTGTTCACTTTGCATGCTTCTCAAATTCGTATTGAGTTGCCTACCCTCTCTGATAAAGACAAGGAG GTTATGAGCTCTTGGGGAGTTAAAAACAAAATCGACTTCCTCTCTCTATCATACACGCGACATGCAGAAGATGTTCGTCAT GCTCGTGAGTTCCTTTCGAAGCAGGGTGACCTCTACCAGACACAAGTTTTTGCCAAGATTGAGAACATAGAG GGTTTAAACCATTTTGATGAGATCCTACAAGAAGCAGATGGTATCATCCTTTCTCGTGGAAATTTGGGCATTGATCTCCCACCTGAGAAG GTGTTCTTGTTTCAAAAGGCTGCCCTCTACAAGTGTAACGTGGCTGGAAAGCCTGCAGTGGTCACTCGTGTTGTGGACAGTATGACTGACAACTTGAGGCCAACTCGTGCTGAGGCAACTGATGTTGCCAATGCTGTTCTTGATG GAAGTGATGCTATTCTTCTTGGTGCGGAGACCCTGCGTGGATTGTACCCTGTTGAAACCATTTCTACTGTTGGCAAAATTTGTGCAGAG GCAGAGAAGGTTTTCAACCAAGACCTATATTTCAAGAAAACAGTAAAATATGTTGGAGAACCAATGACCCATTTGGAATCCATTGCTTCCTCTGCG GTAAGAGCAGCAATTAAGGTAAAGGCATCGGTTATTATATGCTTCACATCATCAGGGAGAGCTGCAAG ATTGATTGCAAAGTACAGGCCAACCATGCCAGTTCTCTCAGTTGTTATCCCTCGGCTTAAGACAAATCAATTGAAGTGGAGCTTCAGTGGGGCCTTTGAG ATGCAGTTAATAATGCCTTGCAGTAGTCATCTGAAAGAAGAATTTGTG GCAAGGCAATCCCTGATTGTGAGAGGTCTTTTCCCTATGCTTGCTGATCCTCGACATCCT GCGGAGTCAACAAGTGCAACAAATGAGTCAGTGTTGAAGGTAGCTCTTGACCATGGGAAGGCTTCAGGAGTTGTAAAGCCACATGATCGAGTTGTGGTATGCCAAAAGGTCGGAGATGCATCTGTGGTGAAGATTATCGAGCTTGAAGATTAA
- the LOC108457420 gene encoding uncharacterized protein LOC108457420 isoform X2, with protein MLGLEMPLHPQHHQHQQPARNPQAAPNLHHLQQNPQMVGFPHQETDHSLHQQSVKQGGYPFGSKAKQTSPLSDEDEHGFNPDDASADAKRKGSPWQRMKWTDSMVKLLIMAVYYIGDEGGSEGNGSDPTAKKKAGGLLQKKGKWKSVSRAMMEKGFYVSPQQCEDKFNDLNKRYKRVNDILGRGTACKVVENQSLLDSMDLSPKMKEEVKKLLNSKHLFFREMCAYHNSCGHVATAGAHQSPVVATEISQTQHQQAQCLHSSENAQIAGRIETEASKLSKVGSEEEDDDEDEDDEDEDDDDDDDDEAVDGHSRGQNGHGKEDDEDNNEKPSHKRPRKGAFSMSPSPLMQQLSCEVVNVIQDGSKSAWEKKHWMKMRLVQLEEQQVSYQYQAFQLEKQRLKWVKFSGKKEREMERAKLENERRRLENERMVLLVKQKELELVDVQQQHLSQQHSCSKRRDPSNISG; from the coding sequence ATGCTAGGTCTTGAAATGCCATTACACCCCCAACATCATCAACACCAACAACCCGCTAGAAACCCCCAAGCTGCCCCAAACTTGCATCATTTGCAACAAAACCCACAAATGGTTGGCTTCCCGCATCAAGAAACTGACCACTCACTGCACCAGCAATCTGTCAAACAAGGCGGCTACCCTTTTGGTTCCAAAGCCAAACAAACCTCCCCTCTTAGTGATGAAGATGAACATGGTTTCAATCCTGATGATGCCTCTGCTGATGCTAAGAGAAAGGGTTCTCCATGGCAAAGGATGAAATGGACGGATAGCATGGTTAAGTTGCTTATAATGGCGGTTTATTATATTGGTGATGAAGGTGGATCAGAAGGGAATGGATCAGACCCTACTGCCAAGAAAAAGGCTGGTGGGTTGTTGCAAAAGAAAGGGAAGTGGAAGTCGGTTTCGAGGGCTATGATGGAGAAAGGGTTTTATGTTTCACCCCAGCAATGTGAAGATAAGTTCAATGATTTGAATAAGAGGTATAAGAGGGTTAATGATATACTGGGTAGAGGGACAGCTTGTAAAGTGGTGGAGAATCAAAGCTTGCTTGATTCCATGGATTTGTCTCCCAAAATGAAGGAAGAAGTTAAGAAATTGTTGAATTCTAAGCACCTGTTTTTCAGGGAGATGTGTGCTTATCATAATAGTTGCGGCCATGTTGCAACTGCTGGGGCTCATCAATCACCAGTAGTGGCTACGGAGATATCCCAGACTCAGCACCAGCAAGCTCAATGCCTCCATTCCTCGGAAAATGCTCAAATTGCCGGTAGAATTGAGACAGAGGCATCGAAACTGTCTAAAGTGGGGAGTGAAGAAGAGGATGACGATGAAGATGAGGACGATGAGGACGAGGATGATGATGACGACGATGATGATGAGGCAGTGGATGGTCACTCAAGGGGCCAAAATGGACATGGGAAGGAAGATGATGAAGATAACAATGAAAAGCCATCACATAAGAGGCCCAGGAAGGGAGCATTTTCAATGTCACCGTCGCCCTTGATGCAACAATTGAGCTGTGAAGTGGTGAACGTGATACAAGATGGGTCAAAGAGTGCTTGGGAGAAGAAGCATTGGATGAAGATGAGGCTAGTGCAATTGGAAGAGCAGCAAGTGAGCTACCAATACCAAGCATTCCAGCTGGAGAAGCAAAGGCTCAAGTGGGTTAAATTCAGCGGCAAGAAAGAAAGGGAGATGGAGAGAGCAAAGCTGGAGAACGAACGAAGACGGCTCGAAAATGAGAGAATGGTGCTGCTTGTTAAGCAAAAGGAATTGGAATTGGTTGATGTTCAGCAGCAACATCTGTCTCAGCAGCATTCTTGTAGCAAGAGGAGAGATCCGTCTAACATAAGTGGATGA